The Anguilla rostrata isolate EN2019 chromosome 1, ASM1855537v3, whole genome shotgun sequence nucleotide sequence TCACTAAACGTTTACTCCATTATTTGACAGTTTGCTAGTAGCAATGACTTAACGTACACATTTCACGTTTCCTTTGAGCTGAATGTGTGCTGGCTGAATGTATGAGACATTTTCCTGCTGGCTCCAGTGGCAGATGTTGCTGATGTCCACAGGGCAGAGGACTGAAGGAGCTGAGCGAACCGATGGAATCAGTCTCACACCGTCCTGGCTTTGAAATCCCACCCTGAACTCCATCATATCCCCAGGGATATAATCCTCCTCCCTAAAATGTGCCCCACAGATTACTGTGTTTTTCGTGACAGATGAAGCAGTGAGGTcccccctcctcacctgcaCGGACCGCACCCATGCACGAAAATAGCTACTTTTCCTGTGGGGAAAAAGACGAATCTTGCGTCATTGGTCAATATTGACAATTTTAGCGGGCGTGGCTTAGAATGCCTACTTTTTACAGCATTTTGACCCATATggcctgtattttatttatttatttatttatttattttttaaacattttttttcaaaccatcCTCTCTATGGGCCCAGAATTGTAAATCCTAAAGAAATTTTACCGGCATGTTCACCTTTAAACAGACAGGTTAATCTGTTTAATGTGCTCTTCAGGACAGTGACTGATTATTAATGCTGCTGGATACTTTATGTCTTTCAGCTGAAGATGTTTTTTGAAGAACACCTCCACCTAGATGACGAGGTCCGGTACATTTTGGATGGAAGAGCATACTTTGACGTCAGAGACAAGGACAATAAGTGGATCAGGATTTCCATGAACAAGGGAGACCTGATAACACTTCCAGCAGGGATCTATCACAGATTCACGATGGATGAAACCGTAAGTTTTTTCCTTGGCTTCACACGACACCAGGGGGCTTAGATTTAGATGTACAGTTGTAGGTGGTCACAGAAACTGTTTTATATAGATCACCACAACTGATAAATTGTGATGGGCATTCAGTTAATCAGGTGAAGCAACTGATTACACTGTTTCTTCACCTTAGCTGTTTTATATGGTTTGAATTGgttattgaaaacaaaaatctgcatacTATCCAGGACCAGAATTGAGAAACCACTGCCTTCAAAATACCATGTATTTAGAACTATAACTTGATTACTAGGAGTgaatttaatatacatttttttgtgttttctagaACTACACAAAAGCCATGAGGCTTTTCGTAGGAGAACCGGTGTGGAAGGCCTACAACCGCCCTGCAGATCATTTTGAGGTCCGGCAAAAATATGTGAACTCTCTGAATAGTGTGTAACCTGGAGAAAGGATGCATGGAGAGGTGCAGGTACACGCTTGTTGCCTTGGTTACTTGCTTAGGCACATTATGCCTAGTGCCCTTTATACACAGACTCAGGTGAGTCTCTGACCATGTTGCACTAAAAGACTGTTGGTCAGGGGCGCGTGCACAGATCAAGCAAAGACTTTTTGTAGAGATTCTCTTAAGACCTTGAAAAGTATCTGCAACTACAAAATCCTGACTAAAATCATGTAATGTGCGCTAGACATATGTGAAACTGACATGATTTGACTTTCCAAGGATATATAGTACCTgctatgttttttaaatggctataaaataatattttataacacTATTCTggtaagatttttttaaatggctgtaaatttttaaaaggctaTTCTGTTTCAGATCTCATTTTCTGGTAAATGTATGATTTTCAGTGaataatatttgtatataataCAAATCTAATATGACTCTCTTTAGCAAACCATACGTTTCCATTATATgcaatcattattattatactgcAAGAGTAGTAGATATTTAATAATTAGTCTGTTTTACAATGACCATTTCAGCCACAGAATAATTGTTACACTAgcataatatgaaaagtaaaaaacttggggcaacatagctcagagTAAACATGCTGCAGTCGAGTTCCATTAAGCGAATCACAAGATCCCTAATGTCTAATGAAGGACATGTATATAAAGCGCTAAAAtgaccatttaccattaatttaccatttaatatgaaaagtaaaaaacagTATACTAAATCCTTCTGTGCCTGTATCACTATGCACTGTATGAAAAGGACATTGATCTTATTTTTTGCCTTCCAATATAATGCCTTCAAACAACTTGCTTCTGTGCATTAATGACCATGATACTTACAGCTTGAGCTGGCAATGGTGCATACTTTAAAACCATCTACTGAtatgaaagaataaataaagcacAGGACTTTCAGTGGTTGATCTGGCCTTATCATTTTCACGCTGCTTTGTGTAAGATCTGTGTGATATGATTATGTAGAAATGCTTGTATGCTGGGATAAAATGCACGTCTGAGTGAATGTGAAATTTCTGTGTGATGCAAACTATGACCTCTCACAAGGATGTGTACGCACGGATGTGTACACACCTTGGCTGTCATCAAACACATCCTTTGTGCAGTGATGCCAGCCACTTGTATGTTCCCCTGAACTGTTCAATGCTGCGAGCTTTGATGAGGTCATCTCAGTAACAGCTGCCCGTCTCATAATTATGGCTGGGTATCATTTGGAAGTTTTCCATACATGTAATTCAATACTGATATGAGTGATACTTTTTCGATATCTAccaaaatttaaattaacttaattAAGCAGCCtaaatatttttcctttccCTTGAATTGACCCTGGTGATTGGTGGGAATGTTTTCTTAGTTGGAGCAGAAGACAAATCTAGCAGCTCTCCTGGACAAGAGTAGAGGAGCCCTCGTCTATTATACAGCATACCAACCAACTCTTGTTAAACAGAGTGATGTTGAACAGATCCTCTGATACTTAACTAAGTCAACGTATTGGCCATCTTCAGCATGTGCATTACATAGAATTGTGATTGCTCTCACAAGTTTCCAGTAACAAACTGGTAGCAGAAAATGAGATTTGTCAGACAGGCAACATTATCCAATATTCAgttgtccagttttggtgatctatgtgcccactgtagcctcatttTCATGTACTTAACTGACAGCAGTGGAACCCGGCATGGTCTTTTGTTGCCGTAGttcatctgcttcaaggttcaagGTTCACTGTGTATGCAGAGGTGCCCTTCTGCACACATCACTTTTGTAAACAACTGTTATTTGATCAGTTGTGGCCTTTCTTttagcttgaatgagtctgcccattaTCCTCTGGCCTCTgccattaacaaggtgtttttggcCTCAGCTTATGTGTCTGTAAAAtctaacttttaaaaaagtattttatgaaCTACTGAccacatttgattttatttccaaacaaaaagtcattttctgcaaataaatgtcCTGAATGACAActgattaaaatacaaaaaatacagtgCTGTTACATATTGAATAATGTGAACTATAGTTTAtgcccataaataaataataaaaataacaatgtctTAGGAACAGTTCAACATCTGGTAAACCTTGATTCTACTTCAAAAAATGTGACGTTCTCAATTTTTTCCAGAGCTGCATGTATTTCAGGTAACACGTGAAGATTTTCTGAGGTaacttgaaaaaagtaaaaaataagcCAATGCAGAACTGTATTCCTGAGCCGAGCTCACCGTTAGAACCTCCTGTCAGTTTGAGAGAATTAAGTGAAGACGAGCATGtgctctctcctctgaaacacgtgatgtcagctgctgctgcttctcacTTCTCGTGCTGCCAGGTGAGCTCACACACTGAATCGTTGGAGGGAGCTTTGTGTGCGGCTGGGTCTGTCGGTGTGTGCAGTCGATAATGAAGGGATTACGAGGAGACATTTCCCCCCTCCTAGGGCATTGCCAAGTATGTGCCACACTGCAGGGTCAGAGTACATGCAACACCAGACCCTGGAACAGAGTcttagcaggatgagccacaCAGAAGCCCCACTAATCACAAGATTTGAGCTAATGGCTAAAATGCTAATGCCGTGCCTCATGTCAAACAGATTTAGTTTTGCTGTGATGTAGGGATTCACACTTGGGGAAAAGTTTTAAGTTCAGTAAAAGTTTATTTGGATTAACAAGATTCCTTTTCTATtatccacacagtaaaatgtttagtgttaaataaactcttacagagtttGAGTACACCACAGCCAGAGTGGACTCTGCTGGAGTTtcattaacactggacattttactgtgcaacacagtacagtacagcttTAATGACTCCAATAGTAAGATGCAATCTGTAAACAGTGATTTTTCCTCTGAGACACAAATCATTATGGAAAGGTATCAATAGTATTTTACAAGTTTTCCCAACTAAGATATGTACAGGTTCAGATTACTCAGATATTTTACATTCCTTTTTAAGTCCATACCTCGGCTTGCTGGTGT carries:
- the adi1 gene encoding acireductone dioxygenase isoform X2; translated protein: MEAWYLDESDEDQRLPHKCNPNKPVSLEELKQLGVLHWKLNADIYETDPELQKIREERRYSYMDIITVHKDTLPNYEEKLKMFFEEHLHLDDEVRYILDGRAYFDVRDKDNKWIRISMNKGDLITLPAGIYHRFTMDETNYTKAMRLFVGEPVWKAYNRPADHFEVRQKYVNSLNSV